Proteins from one Escherichia coli genomic window:
- the iaaA gene encoding beta-aspartyl-peptidase encodes MGKAVIAIHGGAGAISRAQMSLQQELRYIEALSAIVETGQKMLEAGESALDVVTETVRLLEECPLFNAGIGAVFTRDETHELDACVMDGNTLKAGAVAGVSHLRNPVLAARLVMEQSPHVMMIGEGAENFAFAHGMERVSPEIFSTPLRYEQLLAAREEGATVLDHSGAPLDEKQKMGTVGAVALDLNGNLAAATSTGGMTNKLPGRVGDSPLVGAGCYANNASVAVSCTGTGEVFIRALAAYDIAALMDYGGLSLAEACERVVMEKLPALGGSGGLIAIDHEGNVALPFNTEGMYRAWGYAGDTPTTGIYREKGDTVATQ; translated from the coding sequence ATGGGCAAAGCAGTCATTGCAATTCATGGCGGCGCAGGTGCAATTAGCCGCGCGCAGATGAGTCTGCAACAGGAATTACGCTACATCGAGGCGCTGTCTGCCATTGTTGAAACCGGGCAGAAAATGCTGGAAGCGGGCGAAAGTGCGCTGGATGTGGTGACGGAAACGGTGCGTCTACTGGAAGAGTGTCCACTGTTTAACGCCGGAATTGGCGCAGTCTTTACGCGAGATGAAACGCATGAACTCGACGCCTGTGTGATGGATGGTAACACCTTGAAAGCCGGTGCGGTGGCGGGCGTGAGTCATCTGCGTAATCCGGTTCTTGCTGCCCGGCTGGTGATGGAGCAAAGCCCGCATGTGATGATGATTGGCGAAGGGGCAGAAAATTTTGCGTTTGCTCATGGCATGGAGCGCGTCTCGCCGGAGATTTTCTCCACTCCTTTGCGCTATGAACAACTCCTGGCAGCGCGCGAGGAAGGGGCAACGGTTCTCGACCATAGCGGTGCGCCACTGGATGAAAAACAGAAAATGGGCACCGTGGGTGCCGTGGCGCTGGATTTAAACGGCAATCTGGCGGCAGCCACGTCCACGGGCGGAATGACCAATAAATTACCCGGACGAGTTGGCGATAGTCCCTTAGTGGGCGCCGGATGCTACGCCAATAACGCCAGTGTGGCGGTTTCTTGTACCGGCACGGGCGAAGTCTTCATCCGCGCGCTGGCGGCATATGACATCGCCGCGTTAATGGATTACGGCGGATTAAGTCTCGCGGAAGCCTGCGAGCGGGTAGTAATGGAAAAACTCCCTGCACTTGGCGGTAGCGGTGGCTTAATCGCTATCGACCATGAAGGTAACGTCGCGCTACCGTTTAACACCGAAGGAATGTATCGCGCCTGGGGCTACGCAGGCGATACGCCAACCACCGGTATCTACCGTGAAAAAGGGGACACCGTTGCCACACAGTGA
- the moeA gene encoding molybdopterin molybdotransferase MoeA translates to MEFTTGLMSLDTALNEMLSRVTPLTAQETLPLVQCFGRILASDVVSPLDVPGFDNSAMDGYAVRLADIASGQPLPVAGKSFAGQPYHGEWPAGTCIRIMTGAPVPEGCEAVVMQEQTEQTDAGVRFTAEVRSGQNIRRRGEDISAGAVVFPAGTRLTTAELPVIASLGIAEVPVIRKVRVALFSTGDELQLPGQPLGDGQIYDTNRLAVHLMLEQLGCEVINLGIIRDDPHALRAAFIEADSQADVVISSGGVSVGEADYTKTILEELGEIAFWKLAIKPGKPFAFGKLSNSWFCGLPGNPVSATLTFYQLVQPLLAKLSGNTASGLPVRQRVRTASRLKKTPGRLDFQRGVLQRNADGELEVTTTGHQGSHIFSSFSLGNCFIVLERERGNVEAGEWVEVEPFNALFGGL, encoded by the coding sequence ATGGAATTTACCACCGGATTGATGTCGCTCGACACCGCGCTTAATGAGATGCTTTCTCGCGTTACCCCACTGACCGCCCAGGAAACGCTGCCACTGGTACAGTGTTTTGGTCGTATTCTGGCGAGCGATGTCGTTTCGCCACTGGATGTCCCGGGGTTTGATAACTCCGCTATGGACGGCTACGCGGTGCGTTTAGCCGATATCGCCTCCGGGCAACCGCTGCCCGTTGCCGGTAAATCCTTTGCCGGTCAGCCGTACCATGGTGAATGGCCTGCGGGTACCTGCATTCGTATTATGACCGGTGCGCCGGTGCCGGAAGGCTGCGAAGCGGTGGTGATGCAGGAACAGACCGAACAGACTGACGCTGGCGTGCGTTTTACTGCTGAAGTGCGTAGCGGGCAAAATATTCGCCGTCGCGGTGAAGATATCTCTGCGGGTGCGGTTGTTTTCCCAGCGGGAACACGCCTGACTACCGCAGAGCTGCCAGTAATTGCTTCACTGGGGATTGCCGAAGTTCCGGTGATTCGTAAAGTGCGTGTAGCGCTGTTTTCTACCGGTGATGAACTCCAGTTGCCAGGCCAGCCGCTGGGCGACGGCCAAATCTACGATACCAACCGTCTCGCCGTACACCTGATGTTAGAACAGCTGGGATGCGAGGTAATCAACTTAGGGATTATCCGCGACGATCCCCATGCCCTGCGCGCCGCATTTATTGAAGCTGATAGCCAGGCAGATGTGGTGATCAGTTCCGGCGGTGTATCGGTTGGTGAAGCGGATTACACCAAAACCATTCTCGAAGAGTTGGGCGAAATCGCCTTCTGGAAGCTGGCGATCAAACCGGGTAAACCGTTCGCGTTCGGTAAACTCAGTAATAGCTGGTTCTGCGGCCTGCCGGGTAATCCGGTTTCAGCAACGCTGACCTTCTATCAACTGGTACAGCCGTTACTGGCAAAATTGAGCGGCAACACCGCCAGCGGCCTGCCAGTGCGTCAGCGCGTACGCACGGCTTCTCGCCTCAAGAAAACGCCTGGTCGCCTTGATTTCCAACGCGGTGTGCTGCAACGCAACGCCGACGGCGAGCTGGAAGTCACCACCACCGGGCATCAGGGCTCACATATATTTAGCTCCTTTAGCCTCGGCAACTGCTTTATCGTACTGGAACGCGAGCGCGGCAATGTAGAAGCGGGCGAATGGGTGGAAGTAGAACCGTTTAACGCGTTGTTCGGAGGCCTGTAA